The Cygnus atratus isolate AKBS03 ecotype Queensland, Australia chromosome 2, CAtr_DNAZoo_HiC_assembly, whole genome shotgun sequence genome window below encodes:
- the LOC118251215 gene encoding ras-related protein Rab-10-like isoform X1 produces the protein MAVLGQGAAAGKPALLVKVVMAGESCVGKTSIVRRYTEPGAAASSSSYLATIGIDFKVKLITLNDTRVKLQIWDTAGQERFHTLSTSYFRGAQGFVLVYDITNMDSFQGITSWMKDIHEKAGDEVDVVLLGNKCDKESERVVPKRKGEKLAWEHGIPFFETSAKDNVNIEDAFSVLTKEILEKKSHVLYDLDVVELNESKKRTCCAF, from the exons ATggcggtgctggggcagggcgcggcggcggggaaGCCGGCGCTGCTGGTCAAAGTGGTGATGGCCGGGGAGTCCTGCGTGGGGAAGACCTCCATCGTGCGGAGGTACACGGAGCCCGGCGcggctgcctcctcctcctcctacctGGCCACGATCG GCATTGATTTTAAAGTAAAGCTTATAACGCTTAATGATACAAGAGTGAAACTTCAAATATG GGATACTGCTGGCCAGGAACGTTTCCATACGCTTAGTACTAGCTATTTTCGTGGAGCACAAGGCTTTGTGCTTGTATATGACATCACAAATATGGACAGTTTTCAAGGCATAACAAGCTGGATGAAAGACATCCATGag AAAGCAGGTGATGAAGTGGACGTAGTACTGTTGGGCAACAAGTGCGATAAGGAGTCTGAACGTGTAGTTCCAAAACGTAAAGGAGAAAAG cttgcttGGGAACATGGGATACCCTTTTTTGAAACCAGTGCCAAAGATAACGTGAACATTGAGGATGCATTTTCAGTCTTGACTAAGGAGATACTGGAAAAG aagtCCCATGTATTATATGACTTAGATGTTGTGGAACTAAATGAAAGTAAGAAGAGAACCTGCTGTGCATTCTGA
- the LOC118251215 gene encoding ras-related protein Rab-10-like isoform X2, whose amino-acid sequence MAVLGQGAAAGKPALLVKVVMAGESCVGKTSIVRRYTEPGAAASSSSYLATIGIDFKVKLITLNDTRVKLQIWDTAGQERFHTLSTSYFRGAQGFVLVYDITNMDSFQGITSWMKDIHEKAGDEVDVVLLGNKCDKESERVVPKRKGEKLAWEHGIPFFETSAKDNVNIEDAFSVLTKEILEKVSSEYAYCEEATC is encoded by the exons ATggcggtgctggggcagggcgcggcggcggggaaGCCGGCGCTGCTGGTCAAAGTGGTGATGGCCGGGGAGTCCTGCGTGGGGAAGACCTCCATCGTGCGGAGGTACACGGAGCCCGGCGcggctgcctcctcctcctcctacctGGCCACGATCG GCATTGATTTTAAAGTAAAGCTTATAACGCTTAATGATACAAGAGTGAAACTTCAAATATG GGATACTGCTGGCCAGGAACGTTTCCATACGCTTAGTACTAGCTATTTTCGTGGAGCACAAGGCTTTGTGCTTGTATATGACATCACAAATATGGACAGTTTTCAAGGCATAACAAGCTGGATGAAAGACATCCATGag AAAGCAGGTGATGAAGTGGACGTAGTACTGTTGGGCAACAAGTGCGATAAGGAGTCTGAACGTGTAGTTCCAAAACGTAAAGGAGAAAAG cttgcttGGGAACATGGGATACCCTTTTTTGAAACCAGTGCCAAAGATAACGTGAACATTGAGGATGCATTTTCAGTCTTGACTAAGGAGATACTGGAAAAG gtttCCTCAGAATATGCATACTGTGAAGAGGCCACATGCTGA